One Chloroflexota bacterium genomic window carries:
- a CDS encoding DUF87 domain-containing protein has translation MSIDLPASFYLGKRYDPATSRLLDEPLNYTARDLTTHAVIIGMTGSGKTGLGINLLEEAALDGVPALIIDPKGDLTNLLLNFPGLRPDDFLPWMERDAEGSAVAEAERTAARWKEGLAQWGIDGERMRRLREKTEFTIYTPGSEAGRAVNVLDALRRPSGNPDDDAEALRDKVQGIVSALLGLIGIEADPLRSREHILLSHLVENAWRAGKDMDLGALILAIQDPPVRKLGVFDLDTFFPAKDRFELAMALNAILAAPSFAPWLAGDPFDVDAFLRAPDGKPRHAIFYVAHLSDAERAFFIALLLQQVRAWMRVQPGSTALRALLYIDEMFGVLPPYPHNPPTKTPLLYLLKNARAFGLGLTLVTQNPIDLDYKALTNAGTWFIGKLQTQYDKARLLDGLQTVAGESGAALDRDGLNDLIGALAPRVFLYHNVHQPPPVPFQSRWAMSYLKGPLTRPQIRTLMRGDETARATVASESPPGLSAIPQLSPDIAQYYLPLPPAMPVEVPFDKLKARPGAELAVPPTPANYAGRVADGVEAPLAGPVAAPLFKPYLLGMATITFDDRRTGTRHSVNRARLLPPVDNGTPPDWAGGFDVPVARAELQTAPPAGARFAELPGGLANARKLAAAQKAFVQYLYRETRITVRQNRTLKIVEDPGANGGEFRQRCADAARVALATDEQKIKDKYSRQLDKLAARLQKEQADLSSDEKELEARKHEELWTNIESFASFFGLGRTYRPLSTASRRRRMTEQTASDLDTTRDTIAGLERQLAELRQSMDGDLLAARQRWIAAQDDIVELTLVPRKSDIAVDVFGIAWRANPPAA, from the coding sequence ATGTCGATCGACCTGCCCGCCAGCTTCTACCTCGGAAAGAGGTACGATCCGGCGACCAGCCGCCTGCTCGACGAGCCGCTCAACTACACCGCGCGCGACCTGACCACGCACGCCGTCATCATCGGCATGACCGGCAGCGGCAAGACCGGACTCGGCATCAATCTACTGGAGGAGGCCGCGCTCGACGGCGTGCCCGCGCTGATCATCGACCCCAAGGGCGACCTGACCAACCTGCTGCTCAACTTCCCCGGCCTGCGGCCCGATGACTTCCTGCCGTGGATGGAGCGCGATGCGGAAGGGTCGGCGGTGGCCGAAGCCGAGCGCACCGCCGCGCGCTGGAAAGAGGGGCTGGCGCAGTGGGGCATCGACGGCGAGCGCATGCGCCGTCTGCGCGAGAAGACCGAGTTCACGATCTACACGCCCGGCAGCGAGGCCGGCCGCGCCGTCAACGTGCTCGACGCCCTGCGCCGCCCGTCCGGCAACCCGGACGACGACGCCGAGGCGCTGCGTGACAAGGTGCAGGGCATCGTCTCGGCGTTGCTCGGCCTGATCGGCATCGAAGCCGACCCGCTGCGCAGCCGCGAGCATATCCTGCTCTCGCACCTGGTCGAGAACGCCTGGCGCGCCGGCAAGGACATGGACCTCGGTGCGCTGATCCTCGCCATCCAGGATCCGCCGGTGCGCAAGCTCGGCGTGTTCGACCTCGATACGTTCTTCCCGGCCAAAGACCGCTTCGAACTGGCGATGGCGCTCAACGCGATCCTCGCCGCGCCATCGTTCGCGCCGTGGCTGGCCGGCGATCCGTTCGACGTGGACGCCTTCCTGCGCGCGCCGGACGGCAAGCCGCGCCACGCCATCTTCTATGTTGCGCACCTGAGCGATGCCGAGCGCGCGTTCTTTATTGCGCTGCTGCTGCAGCAGGTGCGCGCCTGGATGCGCGTGCAGCCCGGCTCGACGGCCCTGCGCGCCCTGCTCTACATCGACGAGATGTTCGGCGTCCTGCCGCCCTACCCGCACAACCCGCCGACCAAGACGCCGCTGCTCTACCTGCTCAAGAACGCGCGCGCCTTCGGGCTCGGCCTGACGCTCGTCACGCAGAACCCAATCGACCTCGACTACAAGGCGCTGACCAACGCCGGCACCTGGTTCATCGGCAAACTGCAAACGCAGTACGACAAGGCGCGCCTGCTCGACGGCCTGCAGACAGTGGCGGGCGAATCGGGCGCGGCGCTCGACCGCGACGGGCTGAACGACCTGATCGGAGCGCTCGCGCCGCGCGTCTTCCTGTATCACAATGTGCACCAGCCGCCGCCCGTGCCGTTCCAGTCGCGCTGGGCGATGTCGTACCTGAAAGGCCCACTGACGCGCCCGCAGATCCGCACATTGATGCGCGGCGACGAGACCGCGCGCGCGACCGTGGCGAGCGAGTCGCCGCCCGGCCTATCGGCCATCCCGCAATTGTCGCCGGACATCGCGCAGTACTACCTGCCGCTGCCGCCCGCTATGCCAGTGGAGGTGCCCTTCGACAAGCTCAAGGCACGTCCGGGCGCTGAGCTTGCCGTACCGCCCACCCCCGCAAACTACGCGGGGCGAGTCGCAGACGGGGTCGAAGCGCCGCTCGCCGGACCAGTCGCAGCGCCGCTGTTCAAGCCCTACCTGCTCGGCATGGCGACGATCACGTTCGATGACCGGCGCACCGGCACGCGCCACAGCGTGAACCGCGCCCGGCTGCTGCCGCCGGTTGATAACGGTACGCCGCCCGACTGGGCCGGCGGCTTCGACGTGCCGGTGGCGCGCGCCGAACTGCAGACCGCGCCGCCCGCTGGCGCGCGCTTTGCTGAACTGCCGGGCGGGCTGGCCAACGCGCGCAAGCTGGCCGCCGCGCAGAAGGCGTTCGTGCAGTACCTGTACCGCGAGACGCGCATCACCGTGCGGCAGAACCGCACGCTGAAGATCGTGGAAGACCCCGGCGCCAATGGCGGCGAGTTCCGCCAGCGCTGCGCCGACGCGGCGCGCGTCGCGCTCGCCACAGACGAACAGAAGATCAAGGACAAATACTCGCGGCAGCTCGACAAGCTGGCGGCGCGCCTGCAAAAAGAGCAGGCCGATCTCTCGTCCGACGAGAAAGAGCTTGAAGCGCGCAAGCACGAAGAGCTGTGGACCAATATCGAGTCGTTCGCGTCGTTCTTCGGCCTGGGCCGCACCTACCGGCCGCTGTCCACCGCCTCGCGCCGCCGCCGCATGACCGAGCAGACCGCCTCCGACCTCGATACGACGCGCGACACGATCGCCGGCCTGGAACGGCAACTGGCCGAATTGCGCCAGTCGATGGATGGCGACCTGCTGGCGGCGCGCCAGCGCTGGATCGCTGCACAGGACGACATTGTGGAGCTTACGCTTGTGCCGCGCAAGAGCGACATCGCCGTCGACGTGTTCGGTATCGCCTGGCGCGCGAACCCGCCCGCCGCGTAA